In Geopsychrobacter electrodiphilus DSM 16401, a single window of DNA contains:
- a CDS encoding zinc dependent phospholipase C family protein, whose amino-acid sequence MPGAFAHMTMVLTAKNLKKLEDLSSTAHRAISGLTKYAELGSVSPDYPYLSLLDGATDEWADLMHYECTGDMIREGARILRDYPDGVVKRQCLAWLMGYAAHVVTDVSIHPVVKLKVGDYQGHEKEHRVCEMHQDAFIYQTLNVGDITDTEHLKGGICACGTDDALDLDIKALWLGMLKAVHPEVFSRNPPDIDKWHRNFKRVVDGVADEGGWLPGFVMRFIAGQGFLYFAAEVVDDQFIKNLDVPGGGKMDYEQIFQKAAENVADVWLEISRFVEHGVEIAKVQNWNLDTGANLTTGDITFWG is encoded by the coding sequence ATGCCGGGCGCTTTTGCACACATGACGATGGTTTTAACCGCGAAGAATTTGAAGAAGTTGGAGGACCTGTCAAGTACCGCACACCGCGCCATTAGCGGGCTGACGAAATACGCCGAACTCGGTAGCGTCAGTCCTGACTATCCCTACTTGAGTTTACTCGATGGGGCTACCGATGAGTGGGCCGATTTGATGCACTATGAATGTACTGGCGACATGATTCGGGAAGGTGCTCGAATTCTGCGGGATTATCCAGATGGCGTGGTGAAGAGACAATGTCTGGCTTGGCTGATGGGATATGCCGCCCACGTGGTAACCGATGTCAGCATTCATCCCGTGGTTAAGTTGAAAGTGGGTGATTACCAAGGGCACGAAAAAGAGCATCGCGTGTGTGAGATGCATCAGGATGCGTTCATCTATCAAACCTTGAACGTCGGTGATATTACCGATACGGAACACCTGAAGGGCGGCATCTGCGCCTGCGGGACGGATGACGCTCTCGACCTGGACATTAAAGCGCTTTGGCTGGGAATGCTCAAGGCAGTTCATCCCGAAGTTTTTTCGCGCAATCCTCCCGACATCGACAAGTGGCACCGCAATTTCAAGCGTGTTGTCGATGGTGTAGCTGACGAAGGCGGCTGGTTACCAGGTTTCGTAATGCGTTTTATTGCCGGTCAAGGATTTCTTTATTTCGCAGCTGAAGTTGTCGATGACCAGTTCATCAAGAATCTTGATGTCCCCGGCGGGGGCAAAATGGACTACGAGCAAATATTCCAAAAGGCAGCGGAGAATGTTGCGGATGTCTGGCTTGAAATATCTCGCTTTGTTGAACACGGAGTTGAAATCGCCAAGGTGCAAAACTGGAATCTCGACACCGGAGCCAATCTGACTACCGGTGATATCACTTTCTGGGGGTGA
- a CDS encoding IS3 family transposase (programmed frameshift) — MRYSPAFRSLMIQKMTDPDGPSPVSLAEEIGVSRSSLYRWVSEADTIDISTPAEPPSFAESMKRLSNMKRPQDWSAEEKLSAVLEAASLSEEEFGAFLRSRGLHDALLQQWRDQMLVGLEPKPAKRVETKRIQELEKELRRKDKALAETAALLVLKKKGPGNMGGRGRRHRPLERQQVLELIDEAILGGARLKPAAQALGLTDRTIQRWSHQEGGDDRRHGPLTVPANKLTPVERQEVMSIANSPQYRELSPKQIVPRLADEGRYVGSESTFYRLLREANQLAHRERCRPATHRRPREKVATGPCQVWSWDITYLRSTIAGQFFYLYLILDVWSRKIIAATVFSKECGQNSALLCVEAFHRHGVDPKGLVLHSDNGSPMKGSTMLVTLQRLGVVPSFSRPGVSNDNPFSESLFRTLKYRPEYPSRPFASEYEAQRWVDAFVHWYNTEHQHSEIRFVTPDDRHYGREALKLNKRKEVYEQARQKNPCRWTRQTRNWEPIKTVRLNPERKRSSEEDLCSEAA, encoded by the exons ATGAGATATTCCCCCGCTTTTCGTTCTTTGATGATTCAGAAAATGACCGATCCAGATGGTCCAAGCCCTGTCTCTTTGGCTGAGGAGATTGGCGTGTCACGCAGCTCACTCTACCGATGGGTGAGTGAAGCTGATACGATTGATATTTCTACCCCTGCCGAGCCACCGTCATTTGCGGAATCAATGAAGAGGCTGTCCAATATGAAACGACCACAAGACTGGAGTGCCGAAGAGAAACTGTCTGCCGTTCTGGAAGCGGCCTCACTTTCCGAGGAAGAATTTGGTGCCTTTTTGCGCAGCCGAGGCTTACATGATGCTCTGCTTCAGCAGTGGCGTGATCAGATGCTCGTTGGACTTGAACCAAAGCCTGCTAAACGAGTCGAGACCAAACGTATTCAGGAGTTGGAGAAGGAACTTCGACGCAAAGACAAGGCTTTGGCCGAAACCGCAGCGCTACTGGTTCTCAAAAAAAAAG GCCCGGGAAATATGGGGGGACGAGGACGACGACACCGTCCGTTAGAGCGGCAGCAGGTCCTCGAATTGATCGATGAAGCTATTCTTGGTGGCGCTAGGTTGAAGCCTGCCGCTCAGGCGTTGGGACTGACGGACCGCACTATTCAGCGGTGGTCCCATCAAGAGGGTGGTGACGATCGTCGTCATGGCCCATTGACTGTACCGGCCAACAAACTAACACCAGTAGAGCGGCAGGAAGTGATGTCAATTGCCAATTCACCACAGTATCGGGAACTGTCACCCAAGCAGATCGTTCCCCGTCTGGCCGATGAAGGCCGGTACGTTGGGTCGGAATCTACCTTCTACCGCCTCTTGCGCGAGGCGAATCAATTGGCTCACCGGGAACGTTGTCGACCGGCAACGCACCGCCGCCCCCGTGAGAAAGTGGCCACCGGGCCATGCCAGGTGTGGTCTTGGGATATTACCTACTTAAGGTCGACGATCGCCGGTCAGTTCTTTTATCTGTACCTGATTCTGGATGTCTGGAGTCGCAAGATCATCGCAGCCACAGTCTTTTCAAAGGAGTGTGGACAGAACAGTGCACTGCTCTGTGTCGAGGCCTTCCACCGCCACGGTGTCGATCCAAAAGGGCTTGTTCTGCACTCCGACAATGGTAGCCCGATGAAGGGTTCCACCATGCTGGTTACCTTACAACGCCTGGGCGTCGTACCGTCTTTCAGCCGTCCTGGAGTTAGCAATGACAACCCGTTTTCTGAGTCGCTGTTCCGCACCTTGAAGTATCGGCCAGAATATCCATCACGACCATTTGCCTCCGAGTACGAGGCCCAACGGTGGGTTGACGCATTCGTTCATTGGTACAACACCGAGCACCAGCACAGCGAGATCCGCTTCGTGACGCCGGATGATCGGCACTATGGGCGAGAGGCCCTGAAGTTGAACAAGCGAAAAGAGGTTTATGAGCAAGCACGACAGAAAAACCCCTGTCGATGGACGCGGCAAACACGCAATTGGGAACCGATCAAAACCGTTCGACTCAACCCTGAACGGAAAAGGTCCTCCGAAGAGGACCTTTGTAGCGAAGCGGCATAA
- a CDS encoding Mov34/MPN/PAD-1 family protein — translation MDRFWFEKAIQYIQEHNAFEEVSEIAPSGGSKIAIVSSVVSIGLPSRFIRAGITDIGVKCKEEVLFLFSDLFPLKAPKIKLRDNFPRCFPHINPSETGVYPCVFEGDPSELLQQSEWMNGLLNQLVDWLEKAASNELLDYSQGWEPMRNDHCSGFMLYDLNEVLDAYLEKETSYLSRAIYYEERKNLIVTGGLCNIQKRLSAHTVFIKTPRVIDCYLPNKITNLAQFYEYARSVGIDDIQEFIERIDLENLNENKLFIVLSIRRPVKIINSKHDIEFLNFVVHKSKARKRKKRVLPDTPVGMLSHLNARSQELLKQLSGTKTKTKESKNIALVGCGSLGSKIGMHLTRNGNGPFLCVDNDIFLPHNSARHALTLTWAQNKADLLSLSMFSASSVEVQANSGTAIGIDYSNSRLIIDTTASLSVRSFFMSRTDIAPVISGGLYGQGLYGILLSENKTKECLLVDLWAHLYRRTLEDESLRGVLFASQIDNVRIGEGCSSQTMIVDDSRISLMAATMSLKIQKSLEDGLPGSGEILISKYNENFSLETSLFSAPESKIIRSVKNLEWDIRLSEEVRTQMKRLMGEKSPVETGGVLLGTVFLFSKTIVITGLLDAPPDSIEKRDLFVLGTEGLERNIKQIERRTNGKVTYLGTWHSHPRGGGASNTDNGTYKKLLFVRNYEPTICLIISPDDVIAL, via the coding sequence ATGGATAGATTTTGGTTTGAAAAAGCAATTCAATACATACAAGAACATAATGCGTTTGAAGAAGTTTCTGAAATAGCCCCTTCAGGCGGATCCAAAATTGCTATTGTTTCATCGGTCGTTTCCATCGGCTTGCCAAGTCGTTTCATTAGGGCCGGCATCACGGATATCGGGGTTAAATGCAAGGAGGAGGTTTTATTTCTATTTTCTGACTTATTTCCCTTAAAAGCCCCCAAAATAAAGTTGAGAGACAATTTCCCTAGGTGCTTTCCGCACATCAACCCTTCGGAGACGGGTGTCTATCCTTGCGTCTTTGAGGGTGATCCCTCAGAGCTACTGCAGCAATCTGAGTGGATGAATGGCCTTTTGAATCAATTGGTCGACTGGCTTGAAAAGGCCGCTTCAAATGAGTTGCTAGACTACAGCCAAGGCTGGGAGCCAATGCGGAATGACCATTGTTCTGGGTTTATGCTCTACGATCTCAACGAAGTCCTTGATGCCTATCTCGAGAAAGAAACTTCGTATCTGAGCAGGGCTATATATTACGAGGAAAGAAAAAATCTGATCGTCACGGGTGGTCTCTGCAATATTCAAAAAAGATTGTCAGCACATACCGTATTCATAAAGACACCTCGTGTAATTGATTGTTATCTCCCAAATAAGATAACGAACCTTGCCCAATTTTACGAATATGCACGCTCAGTTGGTATTGATGATATCCAGGAGTTTATTGAAAGAATTGACCTAGAAAATTTAAATGAAAACAAGTTGTTCATCGTTTTATCCATACGAAGACCAGTTAAAATTATAAATTCAAAGCATGATATTGAATTCTTAAATTTTGTAGTCCATAAATCCAAAGCGAGGAAAAGGAAAAAACGGGTTCTGCCAGATACCCCGGTTGGAATGCTTTCTCATTTGAATGCTAGATCCCAGGAATTATTGAAACAGCTTTCAGGCACCAAAACCAAAACCAAAGAATCTAAAAATATTGCCCTAGTTGGCTGTGGTAGTCTTGGCTCGAAAATAGGTATGCACTTAACGCGCAACGGGAATGGACCGTTTTTATGTGTCGATAATGATATCTTCTTGCCCCACAATAGCGCTCGCCATGCCTTAACCCTCACATGGGCTCAAAACAAGGCGGATCTATTGTCGCTCTCGATGTTCAGTGCGAGTAGTGTGGAGGTGCAAGCAAACTCTGGAACTGCCATTGGCATAGACTATAGTAATTCAAGATTGATAATTGATACGACTGCATCCTTATCCGTCAGATCGTTTTTTATGAGTAGGACCGATATTGCCCCTGTAATCTCCGGCGGATTATATGGGCAGGGTCTCTATGGGATTCTGTTATCGGAAAACAAAACAAAAGAGTGTCTTCTGGTTGACCTCTGGGCCCACCTGTACCGACGAACATTGGAGGATGAATCTCTGAGGGGTGTCCTATTTGCTTCACAGATTGATAATGTGCGTATCGGTGAAGGGTGTAGCTCTCAGACGATGATTGTTGACGATTCACGAATCTCACTTATGGCAGCAACAATGAGTTTGAAAATCCAAAAAAGCCTAGAGGATGGGCTTCCGGGTAGCGGAGAAATCCTAATCTCCAAATACAACGAAAATTTTTCTCTTGAAACCAGTTTGTTTTCTGCCCCCGAAAGTAAAATTATTAGGTCTGTTAAAAATCTAGAATGGGATATACGTCTGTCCGAAGAAGTCCGCACACAAATGAAAAGGCTTATGGGTGAAAAAAGCCCAGTTGAAACCGGTGGAGTTCTGCTAGGAACAGTATTTCTTTTTTCAAAAACGATTGTGATAACTGGGCTTTTAGATGCACCACCTGACAGTATTGAAAAACGAGATCTTTTCGTTCTTGGCACGGAAGGATTGGAGAGGAACATTAAACAAATTGAGAGAAGGACAAATGGGAAGGTAACTTACCTTGGCACATGGCATAGTCACCCACGCGGCGGAGGTGCATCTAACACTGACAATGGTACCTATAAAAAACTTTTATTTGTAAGAAATTACGAGCCCACCATATGTCTCATCATTTCGCCAGATGATGTAATCGCTTTGTAA